From a region of the Ostrinia nubilalis chromosome 18, ilOstNubi1.1, whole genome shotgun sequence genome:
- the LOC135080654 gene encoding putative transferase CAF17 homolog, mitochondrial, translating to MISYRQVNLLLKRNVVYQLLRHSHSDLPSARLFPLKNRKLLKIQGNDAPVFLQGLITNDMRHFEEGSKSMYAMFLNNKGRVLYDTLIHKWEGAESFLIECDEEVLPMLQKHLKIFKLKRKVDIEDINQKLRLWALITKSDDVIDTNINSESNINVYKDPRLADLGFRVLSTTDMDGAQIAGKLSKDIAVENTDTEYQYLRYKLGVSEGSTDLPPGTCFPLEVNCDYLHGVSFHKGCYIGQELTARVHHTGVVRKRIMPLKFSQKVENDLTKDSIVSSSSNPKSNLGKLRGFVHDYGIGLVRIKEVLDAKTLNIGKYTAEVFKPSWWPIEAPREKVATKVEQE from the coding sequence ATGATATCTTATCGCCAGGTAAATCTTCTATTAAAGCGAAATGTCGTGTATCAGCTGTTGCGCCACTCTCACAGTGATCTGCCTTCGGCGAGATTATTCCCGTTGAAGAATAGAAAATTGTTGAAAATTCAGGGCAATGATGCACCTGTTTTTCTGCAAGGACTTATTACCAACGATATGCGGCATTTTGAAGAGGGATCTAAATCAATGTATGCCATGTTCTTGAATAACAAAGGTAGGGTTCTATACGACACTCTGATACACAAATGGGAGGGCGCAGAATCATTTCTGATAGAATGTGATGAAGAAGTACTTCCTATGCTACAGAAGCATTTGAAAATCTTTAAGTTGAAGAGAAAGGTCGACATTGAAGATATTAATCAGAAACTCAGATTATGGGCCTTGATCACAAAGAGTGATGATGTAATTGATACAAATATTAACTCTGAGAGTAACATAAACGTATATAAAGACCCTCGACTAGCCGACCTTGGATTTAGAGTGTTATCAACTACTGACATGGATGGTGCCCAAATAGCTGGAAAACTATCCAAGGACATTGCTGTTGAAAACACTGACACTGAGTATcaatatttaagatataaattggGCGTCAGTGAAGGATCAACCGATCTCCCTCCTGGTACATGTTTTCCCCTTGAAGTAAATTGTGATTACCTGCACGGAGTCAGCTTTCATAAGGGTTGTTACATTGGTCAAGAGTTAACAGCTCGAGTCCACCACACAGGTGTTGTTCGAAAAAGGATAATGCCTCTAAAATTTAGTCAGAAAGTAGAAAATGACTTGACTAAAGATAGCATTGTCTCTAGTAGCAGTAATCCAAAATCTAATTTAGGGAAACTGAGAGGTTTTGTACATGATTATGGTATAGGCTTAGTTAGAATCAAAGAGGTGCTTGATGCTAAAACACTCAATATTGGCAAATATACAGCTGAAGTTTTTAAGCCTTCTTGGTGGCCTATTGAAGCTCCTAGAGAAAAAGTTGCCACTAAAGTTGAACAAGAGTAA
- the LOC135080876 gene encoding uncharacterized protein LOC135080876 encodes MEKEFQDAQGAADFGPTEQNGATTRPNPTEIYKVAVRVPPFWPEEPEIWFAQVEGQFSISGITADATKFNYVISQLDNKYSREVKDIIINPPATDKYGKLKAELIKRLTASNEKKLKQLMMHEELGDRKPSQFLRHLKSLAGVDVPDDFLKTIWISRLPHGVQTVLAGQPSHTSIDDLADLADRVNDLATSTPRVAAVSDVTPNVFIDLKNEIAELRRQFQNMASGRNSRAQNRSTHNSNSRSSSRQRSDSSYRKYPLCWFHGKFGEKAKKCVRPCDYKAGNATGSR; translated from the coding sequence ATGGAGAAAGAATTTCAAGACGCACAAGGTGCCGCGGACTTTGGACCCACCGAACAAAATGGCGCCACGACCCGACCAAACCCAACGGAAATTTACAAAGTCGCCGTTCGAGTACCGCCGTTTTGGCCAGAGGAGCCCGAAATATGGTTTGCGCAGGTGGAAGGACAGTTTTCTATAAGTGGAATAACGGCAGACGCGACCAAGTTCAATTATGTCATAAGCCAGCTCGACAACAAGTACTCCCGTGAGGTGAAAGACATAATAATAAACCCACCAGCCACAGATAAGTACGGAAAATTGAAAGCGGAATTGATCAAACGCCTAACCGCTTCGaacgaaaaaaaattaaagcagtTGATGATGCACGAGGAGCTGGGGGACCGTAAGCCGTCCCAATTCCTCCGCCATCTAAAAAGCCTCGCCGGCGTGGACGTCCCAGACGACTTCCTAAAAACAATCTGGATCAGCAGACTACCACATGGTGTGCAGACAGTGCTGGCAGGTCAACCATCGCACACAAGTATCGATGATCTCGCCGACCTCGCAGACCGCGTGAACGATCTCGCCACTTCAACGCCCAGAGTTGCCGCTGTTAGTGATGTGACACCCAACGTTTTTATCGACCTCAAAAACGAAATTGCGGAACTCAGACGACAATTCCAAAACATGGCTTCAGGAAGAAACAGCAGAGCTCAAAATCGATCGACGCATAATTCCAACAGCAGATCGTCGTCTAGGCAGCGCTCAGACTCCAGCTACCGGAAGTACCCGCTGTGCTGGTTTCATGGTAAATTCGGAGAAAAGGCGAAGAAATGCGTGCGCCCCTGTGACTACAAGGCGGGAAATGCAACGGGCAGTCGATAA